The following proteins are co-located in the Polymorphospora rubra genome:
- a CDS encoding glycoside hydrolase family 127 protein, translating into MPWRPIRRPAGRRRSGSRSGTVSYPPKSFRFSFRSLKRFYAWWSTGRSGNRDLPVTRKPSCRKRFRRPLCRQPVVIPLTTYPYEEAAWPSEARWTHDRDVTGGGPDRRPAGGPVPWCVAPTRSGGGPPHGGFWSARQQVNGAATLAHGRSWMDRLGWTGNFTADGTGSVDRRGRQFSDSEVYKLIEAMAWELGRRPDPTLATELDELTEAVAAAQSPDGYVNTAFGRPGQPGRYTDLASGHELYCTGHLLQAAVARARTGDGGRLLDVARRAADHVCDTFGPDGTPGLCGHPEIETALVELARLTGQRRYLDQAALFVARRGHRSLPPHAFGWSYYSDDIPVRAADVLRGHAVRALYLASGAVDVAVETGDDELLAAVAAQFDRTLARRTYLTGGMGSRHTDEAFGDDFVLPADRAYSETCAGIAAIMLAWRLLLATGESRYGDVIERILFNVVATAISDDGRSFFYANTLHQRTPTRPVPDDEEQLGFGGGPRAPWYEVSCCLPNIARLLASLGTYLATVGDDGLRLHQYADAEIGTRLADGRRVGLAVRTRYPDDGLVLVRITETGAGPWSVTLRVPDWADGATLVVGGERRAVAPGAVEVRREYAVGDEIRLELPVRPRFTVPDPRIDAVRGCVAVERGPVVYCAEATRPGAADTDPDATTTDGGDLDTIRIDPAVVPVDVADGVEVRARFDVPDGARWPYRPPAATSAGPGSVPVRLVPYHRWGRRGPATMRVWLPTT; encoded by the coding sequence ATGCCGTGGCGACCGATACGCCGGCCAGCCGGGCGACGTCGCTCAGGGTCACGTTCTGGGACGGTTTCCTACCCACCGAAATCCTTTCGGTTTTCTTTTCGGAGTCTGAAGAGATTCTATGCCTGGTGGTCAACAGGCAGATCAGGAAACCGTGACCTGCCCGTAACACGGAAGCCATCTTGCCGAAAACGTTTTCGTAGGCCATTGTGTCGTCAACCCGTAGTGATCCCGCTCACTACGTATCCGTACGAGGAGGCGGCATGGCCGAGCGAAGCGAGGTGGACGCATGACCGTGACGTCACCGGAGGTGGACCTGACCGGCGGCCGGCCGGTGGTCCCGTCCCGTGGTGCGTTGCGCCCACTCGGTCTGGGGGAGGTCCGCCTCACGGGGGATTCTGGTCGGCCCGGCAACAGGTCAACGGTGCCGCCACCCTCGCCCACGGCCGGTCCTGGATGGACCGGCTCGGCTGGACCGGGAACTTCACCGCCGACGGCACCGGCTCGGTCGACCGCCGGGGCCGACAGTTCTCCGACTCCGAGGTCTACAAGCTGATCGAGGCGATGGCCTGGGAGTTGGGCCGCCGCCCCGATCCGACGCTCGCCACCGAACTCGACGAGCTGACCGAGGCGGTCGCCGCGGCGCAGTCCCCGGACGGCTACGTCAACACCGCCTTCGGCCGGCCCGGTCAGCCCGGCCGCTACACCGACCTCGCCTCCGGACACGAGCTGTACTGCACCGGGCACCTGTTGCAGGCGGCCGTCGCGCGGGCCCGGACCGGTGACGGGGGACGGTTGCTCGACGTCGCCCGCCGCGCCGCCGACCACGTCTGCGACACCTTCGGCCCCGACGGGACACCGGGCCTGTGCGGCCACCCCGAGATCGAGACCGCGCTCGTCGAACTCGCCCGGCTCACCGGCCAGCGGCGCTACCTCGACCAGGCCGCGCTCTTCGTCGCGCGGCGCGGGCACCGCAGCCTGCCGCCGCACGCCTTCGGCTGGTCGTACTACTCCGACGACATCCCCGTCCGGGCGGCCGACGTGCTGCGCGGCCACGCCGTCCGGGCGCTCTACCTGGCCAGCGGCGCCGTCGACGTCGCGGTCGAGACCGGCGACGACGAGCTGCTGGCCGCGGTCGCCGCCCAGTTCGACCGTACGCTCGCCCGGCGCACCTATCTGACCGGCGGGATGGGGTCGCGGCACACCGACGAGGCGTTCGGCGACGACTTCGTACTGCCCGCCGACCGGGCGTACTCCGAGACCTGCGCCGGCATCGCGGCGATCATGCTGGCCTGGCGGCTGCTGCTGGCCACCGGCGAGTCCCGCTACGGCGACGTCATCGAGCGCATCCTGTTCAACGTGGTCGCCACCGCGATCAGCGACGACGGCCGCTCCTTCTTCTACGCCAACACCCTGCACCAGCGCACCCCGACCCGGCCGGTCCCCGACGACGAGGAGCAGCTCGGCTTCGGCGGCGGGCCGCGCGCCCCGTGGTACGAGGTCTCCTGCTGCCTGCCCAACATCGCCCGGCTGCTGGCCAGCCTCGGCACGTACCTGGCCACCGTCGGCGACGACGGGCTGCGCCTGCACCAGTACGCCGACGCCGAGATCGGCACCCGGCTCGCCGACGGGCGGCGGGTGGGCCTCGCCGTGCGTACCCGCTATCCGGACGACGGCCTGGTGCTGGTCCGGATCACCGAGACCGGCGCCGGCCCCTGGTCGGTGACGCTGCGGGTGCCGGACTGGGCCGACGGCGCGACGCTCGTGGTCGGCGGCGAGCGACGGGCCGTCGCGCCCGGCGCCGTCGAGGTCCGGCGGGAGTACGCCGTCGGCGACGAGATCCGCCTCGAACTGCCGGTACGGCCCCGGTTCACCGTCCCCGACCCCCGCATCGACGCGGTACGCGGCTGCGTGGCCGTCGAGCGGGGGCCGGTCGTCTACTGTGCCGAGGCGACCCGGCCGGGGGCGGCGGACACCGACCCCGACGCCACCACGACCGACGGGGGTGACCTGGACACGATCCGGATCGACCCGGCCGTCGTCCCGGTCGACGTCGCAGACGGCGTCGAGGTGCGGGCCCGGTTCGACGTCCCGGACGGCGCGCGCTGGCCGTACCGGCCCCCGGCTGCCACCTCGGCCGGACCGGGGTCCGTTCCGGTGCGGCTGGTGCCGTACCACCGCTGGGGTCGCCGTGGCCCCGCCACCATGCGGGTCTGGCTGCCCACCACCTGA
- a CDS encoding LacI family DNA-binding transcriptional regulator — translation MGRKPSQNVTLSDVARLAGVSVATASKALNARAQVAPATRQRVLQAAAELSFQPNALARGLISGRTRTIGLLTDELAGRFSIPILLGAENALGNEQMSVLLCDARGDAIRRQHYIRTLLARQVDGFIIVGDSNDVRPSLTPDIPVPVVYVYGESTDPSDLSVLADDEGGARLAIEHLVALRRRRIGHITGPQSYRAARDRVVGLRKVLAEHGLPLAGHEPLYGEWSQRWGRHAARTLIATDPTVDAIFCGNDQIAAGVTETLHDLGRRVPDDVAVVGYDNWEVISADCRPPLTTVDLNLQHLGATAVTHLFAALDGRRPSGVIRQPCRLVVRESTGPAAHP, via the coding sequence GTGGGTAGGAAACCGTCCCAGAACGTGACCCTGAGCGACGTCGCCCGGCTGGCCGGCGTATCGGTCGCCACGGCATCCAAGGCGCTCAACGCCCGGGCCCAGGTGGCACCGGCCACCCGGCAACGCGTCCTCCAGGCGGCCGCCGAACTGTCCTTCCAACCCAACGCCCTGGCCCGCGGCCTGATCTCCGGCCGCACCCGCACCATCGGGCTGCTCACCGACGAACTCGCCGGCCGGTTCTCCATCCCGATCCTGCTCGGTGCCGAGAACGCCCTGGGCAACGAACAGATGTCGGTGCTGCTCTGCGACGCCCGCGGCGACGCCATCCGGCGCCAGCACTACATCCGTACGCTGCTCGCCCGCCAGGTCGACGGGTTCATCATCGTCGGTGACAGCAACGACGTACGCCCCTCGCTCACCCCCGACATCCCGGTCCCGGTGGTGTACGTCTACGGCGAGTCCACCGACCCGTCCGACCTGTCGGTCCTCGCCGACGACGAGGGCGGCGCCCGGCTCGCCATCGAACACCTCGTCGCCCTGCGCCGGCGCCGCATCGGCCACATCACCGGCCCGCAGAGCTACCGGGCCGCCCGCGACCGGGTGGTCGGATTGCGCAAGGTCCTCGCCGAACACGGGCTGCCGCTGGCCGGCCACGAACCGCTATACGGCGAATGGTCGCAACGCTGGGGCCGGCACGCCGCCCGCACCCTGATCGCCACCGACCCGACCGTTGATGCGATCTTCTGCGGCAACGACCAGATCGCCGCCGGTGTCACCGAAACCCTCCACGACCTGGGCCGTCGCGTCCCCGACGACGTCGCCGTGGTCGGCTACGACAACTGGGAGGTGATCTCCGCCGACTGCCGCCCGCCGCTGACCACCGTCGACCTCAACCTGCAACACCTGGGCGCCACCGCGGTCACCCACCTGTTCGCCGCCCTCGACGGCAGGCGCCCGTCCGGCGTGATCCGGCAGCCCTGCCGGTTGGTGGTCCGCGAGTCGACCGGGCCGGCCGCCCACCCCTGA
- a CDS encoding DUF6767 domain-containing protein, with protein MGTRPKARPEARCPIRPGEPCTLCQLDVTGPQDCGLVYLVMHDDELREGLHRMSAPTPPPADAPGTDGRS; from the coding sequence GTGGGAACTCGCCCGAAGGCCCGGCCGGAGGCGCGGTGCCCGATCCGACCGGGTGAGCCGTGCACGCTCTGCCAACTCGACGTGACCGGGCCCCAGGACTGTGGCCTGGTCTACCTCGTCATGCACGACGACGAACTGCGCGAGGGGCTGCACCGGATGTCCGCCCCGACGCCGCCGCCGGCGGATGCCCCAGGGACCGACGGCCGGTCCTGA
- a CDS encoding NUDIX hydrolase: MPVSPYVAGLRAHVGHELLLLPGASAVVRDDRGRILLCRRSDDGTWGLPAGAIDPGEQPADAVLREIFEETGVVAEVERVGGVGTHRVVYPNGDVCEYLTVWFRCRAVGGEARVNDDESLEVAWFDPADLPALNPRTRLRVDTTVAAEGPAWFARPGEHGTVPDRPAS, from the coding sequence ATGCCTGTGTCGCCGTACGTCGCCGGTCTGCGCGCCCACGTCGGTCACGAACTGCTCCTGCTTCCCGGCGCCAGCGCCGTCGTCCGCGACGACCGGGGACGGATCCTGCTCTGCCGGCGCAGCGACGACGGGACGTGGGGGCTGCCGGCCGGCGCGATCGACCCCGGGGAACAGCCGGCCGACGCCGTACTGCGGGAGATCTTCGAGGAGACCGGGGTGGTCGCGGAGGTCGAGCGGGTCGGTGGCGTCGGTACGCACCGGGTCGTCTATCCGAACGGGGACGTGTGCGAGTACCTGACCGTGTGGTTCCGCTGCCGGGCGGTCGGCGGCGAGGCCCGGGTCAACGACGACGAGTCGCTGGAGGTCGCCTGGTTCGACCCGGCCGACCTGCCGGCGCTCAATCCACGGACGAGGCTGCGTGTCGACACGACGGTGGCGGCGGAGGGGCCGGCCTGGTTCGCCCGGCCGGGGGAACACGGGACGGTTCCCGACCGACCGGCGTCATGA
- a CDS encoding aspartyl/asparaginyl beta-hydroxylase domain-containing protein, translating to MFLDHDRFPFLDVLRHNWRDIRDEYLALPEDSFDPWVQREMYGHGWSVYGLVAFGTRIEPALADCPRTAAVLARIPGLTTAGFSRMEPGTHITPHEGWVTTVYRAHLGVVVPDDGCALRVGSQVRSWQEGGLLVFDDTVEHEAWNRSTETRTVLLLDFVRPGREHDEPDELPPEVARLVRSRTGRGR from the coding sequence ATGTTTCTCGACCACGACCGGTTTCCGTTCCTCGACGTGCTCCGGCACAACTGGCGTGACATCCGCGATGAATACCTCGCCCTGCCCGAGGACTCGTTCGACCCCTGGGTGCAACGCGAGATGTACGGCCACGGCTGGAGCGTGTACGGGCTGGTCGCCTTCGGCACCCGGATCGAACCGGCGCTGGCCGACTGTCCGCGTACGGCGGCCGTGCTGGCCCGGATTCCGGGCCTGACCACCGCCGGATTCTCCCGCATGGAGCCGGGTACGCACATCACGCCGCACGAGGGGTGGGTGACGACGGTCTACCGGGCCCACCTCGGTGTCGTCGTTCCCGACGACGGCTGTGCGCTGCGGGTCGGCAGTCAGGTCCGCAGTTGGCAGGAGGGCGGGCTGCTGGTCTTCGACGACACGGTCGAGCACGAGGCGTGGAATCGTTCGACGGAGACCCGGACCGTGCTGCTGCTCGACTTCGTCCGTCCCGGACGCGAGCACGACGAGCCTGACGAGTTGCCTCCCGAGGTGGCCCGGCTCGTCAGGAGCCGGACCGGTCGGGGTCGGTGA
- a CDS encoding DUF6193 family natural product biosynthesis protein: protein MLPARRPARSERRPRRRRSPPHGEIRHRSSVSRSSPGIRRIRWAAPRVVGQDPLRRPETKRCTHQLLTAAAATPLRGLFPCTSHNTLHFSRCSYYPFTHDCPWIWFDSGPRFVTYERIPGASRATWRTHRRRSCWRPTSRRHTRRGACASAAGAGHLGR from the coding sequence GTGTTACCTGCGCGACGACCCGCTCGAAGCGAACGACGTCCGCGCCGCCGCCGTAGCCCGCCTCACGGGGAAATCCGCCACCGCTCGTCTGTGAGTCGGTCCTCACCGGGTATCCGGCGCATCCGGTGGGCCGCGCCACGTGTCGTCGGGCAGGACCCACTCCGACGCCCGGAGACCAAGAGGTGCACGCACCAACTGCTGACCGCCGCGGCGGCGACACCGTTACGCGGTCTGTTTCCCTGCACCAGCCACAACACCCTGCACTTCAGTCGGTGCTCCTACTATCCGTTCACGCACGACTGCCCATGGATCTGGTTCGACTCCGGACCGCGGTTCGTCACCTACGAACGGATCCCGGGGGCCTCCAGGGCAACCTGGCGCACCCACCGCCGCCGGTCCTGCTGGCGACCGACGAGCCGCCGCCATACCCGCCGCGGTGCGTGCGCTTCCGCCGCAGGCGCGGGTCACCTGGGTCGGTGA